Part of the Deltaproteobacteria bacterium genome is shown below.
TCGACATATACTGCGGCTTACAAAACACTGGTGTGGCACCCACCGCAGCGTTCATGCAGTCATCCATTTCTTTATTTCTTGGATTATTCATCTTAAAATACGTATAGGAATCCTGTAAATTCTCGCAACTACTTAGCCCCTCTTCAAGCTGACGCACAATCCTATCTTTGGCAATCTTCAGGGCGTTCAAGCGATGCTGATGTAATTTATTACCGACCAGGGTGACAACCGCTGCGCCGATGACCCCCAAAATCGAAAGACCGATCATGACCTCGATGATGGAGAAGGCCTTTTGCTGGGTTCTCATAGCTTGGTTTGCCTCATGGATCATTTGGGGGTAACGCAGCGCTGTGTAGTTGTTAAACAATTTCCAACTAGTCCACTACCCCCACTTTTCTTGCTAGCGACCGAGAGGGAATAAGTGCAGCCACTGAGGTCAAGTCCATTGAGGTATCCACCGCAGAGTTGATTCATTTGGATATTTGTCGGTGGATTGTGTCCAGAGCTGCATTTAGCCTTGAGTATGGGCGACCCGCTGCTCGTGTCAATTTCGTAGCCCCTAACCACCTGAGTTTTGTCTGGACATTCAGCTTTCTGAGGAGTGCATTGGGGCTGCCCTTTTAGTTTGGACGTCTCTACCGATCCAGGCAAGCAAGTACATGTGATGGAGCCGTCAGCCATGATCTTCGTGATTGCAGAGTTTTCGTTACAGGGATTTTTTGTCGCACGCAACTCTTGAGGAATCTCTAAGGTTGTATAGACCAGGTTATCCTTGGACCTCAGACCTAGCCCATCAATTTTCTTGTGACCAGCACTGAAAAACGTCTCGTCCTTGAGATAAATATTTTCGAGTTTGTGACTAATGCGGACCGCGGCGGCTTTAGGACATTGAGCTACCCCTAGAGGACAGATTGCAGAAAAATAGGCCGTAACTCTCCACTCAGGGCGACACTGTTTGCCAGGATTAATAGGATTAAAAGGCCCCCCGTCGTGGCAGTACTCCACGGGCTGAGCGTCTGATCCAGCAATACGGACTTTGATGGGAGAATTTTGCAGGGGATAACCTAAGATGAAAGAGATCGGATCTTTCGCATTAGTAGCTGTGCATATGGAATTATTGTCAGTGTCCAGACATTTCTCAAGCTCACGATTGCCCGGATCATCCGTGGCAAAAGCGCTTGCCGAGAAAGCCACAATTGACACTGTAGTGAGTCGCTTTAATCTTAGAGTTAATGCGTCTCGGGTGCTCATGGCTTCTAGGCGGTAACGCGTCTTGTCTAAATCGGCGAGATATACCGTGGTGGCAGCGATGATGATCCCGAGTATGCCTAGGGATATCATGACCTCTGTAAGCGTAAATCCTGTCGATGCACGTTGCTTACTGCTCACCGCATGAACCTCAGTTACAGCATTGATAGGTATAGTTCACGGTACAGTTTAATGAAAAGGCACCTGGTTGTGATTTTTTAGACGGACCTGATTGAACATTACAAGCAGGCTCCGAATTCGAAACTTGGACTAAACGGCGTGGAATAGGAATACTAGTGGGGAGATTTCCCGGAATGGTTCCACAGTTAATGGAAAGAGGGTTAAGTTGAGTACAGCCCCCCAAATTACAGCTGTACCTCACTGGTATCGTTTGCGGCTGGTCGCAATCCGCTCCTTGCCCCCGTGAATCACATTCGGCTTCACCCTTGGAGTCGATGCCCAGGAAAACATCGCCGGGGTTGAGACAACGCTTAATCTGTCCCATAGGCTCGCACTTGACACCGCGTTCCGTGGATCCTCGAGCGACGAATCCTGGGGGACAGGGGGTCATATTTTCCAGCACATTTGATAGGGCTAATTTGTTAGACCAATTTTCTCGATTAGATCCGAGTAGCGGGTTACCGGGGTTGATGATGTCAGAGGACTTCGGGATATCTCCGGCCTTAGTGAAACTCAACTTCGCGTTATTTGTTGCGTTGGCAATAGTCTTTACTTGCACCAAGGTGCGGACGGTGTATTCGCTCTTCTTACATGGTGAACCATTTACGCTTTGGCATTCCAACCAAAACCATGACGTTGCTTGAAAGATACAATCATTGCCACCAGCACACGGCTCGCCGCGTAGATTGAATTTGCCCTCGGCCGGATTATCTGAAGCGAAAATGACGGGAGGGGTGTTGGGAGGTGTGTTGGGAGGGGGCGGCTCTGGACTCACTAACTTGAATGGTTGCCATTGCAATGCGGCCAACTGACCATTCGGCAGTAATCGGGCACCATTCGGTAGCATTGCTGTGCAGTCTGGATTGCGCGGCGGCGGCGTATCAAAATCCGTATTGAGGCAATCGTGCAGGATTTTATTGACGTATTGTCCATTGGTATCTTTCAGCTCCGCCGATCTAAAGATAGCGTCATCCAGGGAGGCCATAGTCTGGAGACGGCGCCGCAGCTTATCGCGATCCGTCTTAATGCGGTCACTGCGCGTAAGCGATTGTGACTGCTCCGTCATGCGCGTGAAATACGAAATAGCTGCGCCCGTGATCGCCGCAAAGAGCATGGCGTAGATGATCGCACTACCGGACTGTTTGCGGTGTGTTCGTCTAAGGGCGCGTGACAATTAGAGTTCCTTTTGTTTTTCCGTTTTAAACAATTTTCAATTAATATCCTCACGATGTCAATCTACTAGCCGCCAAGCTGCTTTGCGGAGCGAGACCTCTAAATGTCCAAGAGGACTAATCTACTTTGCTTTTTTTATGCATCTTTCAGCATGATGTATTATCTGCTGTTCACTCGCGCCCTAGCGGAGATGACCGGCGACATTACCGTCTGGAGCGCCGTGAGCAGTGCTACCTATCTGTGCTTTCTCGGCATCGGTATCGCTCTTAGCCATAAAACTAGCCTAGCGCAGAGCCGAGCGGCAGTGGGCACGATCGAGGCCGTCAATGCCGGCTGGGGTGGCCTCGCCATGCTAGCACTGTACCTATGGCACATGATCTACCGCATCTACATGTATACCTTTGGCTACGACTTAGCCCCGATGGGTATCGATACCAAGATCGTATTTGCCACCCTGTCGCAACTGCTCCTCGGCGGCACCGGATTGATCTCGGGTGTAGCATTCGGCCTCGTGAGCCAACTAGCCTTAGGAGAACGCCTGGCGCGCCTCCAGCGTACATTGGCCATTTATCAGGTAGGCGGACTTATGGGTAGCCTCGTGCTGCTACTTGTCCTCCTACCTAAATATGAACCTATTTATATCTGCCTGGCGACGAGTATGGGCAATTTTGCTGCTGCTTTGCTTTGGCCTAAAGGGCGTGACGCTGATGACGCTGATGACTCGACATCTTCGATACCACGTCGCTACACAGCCGCTGCCGCCGTCGTCATCGTTGCCGTCGCCGTATTCACCTGGAGTTCAGATCTGGTACAGGTGCAGATAAAGAATTTTTACTACAATAGCTATAAGCTGCAGATGGCAGAGGACGGTTCGCTGACCTACGAATATCCGCTGCCATTGACTGCGTGGTTTCGCCGCGCTGCGACCTACCCCGCGATTGAGCGTCATCGGGGCCTCTATCAAACCGTCGATATCGTCAGGAATGAACCACCGAGGATACCCTTAGCGGATCGGCCGGCGGGCTGGACGCTGTTTCTCGATGGTCACTTTCAAGCATCATCGGCATACGAGGCCGACTATCACCAAGCGCTAGCACACTTACCAGCGACGGTGGCCGGTGCACCCGGGACCAACGTGCTGATCATTGGCGGTGGTGAC
Proteins encoded:
- a CDS encoding prepilin-type N-terminal cleavage/methylation domain-containing protein, translated to MPINAVTEVHAVSSKQRASTGFTLTEVMISLGILGIIIAATTVYLADLDKTRYRLEAMSTRDALTLRLKRLTTVSIVAFSASAFATDDPGNRELEKCLDTDNNSICTATNAKDPISFILGYPLQNSPIKVRIAGSDAQPVEYCHDGGPFNPINPGKQCRPEWRVTAYFSAICPLGVAQCPKAAAVRISHKLENIYLKDETFFSAGHKKIDGLGLRSKDNLVYTTLEIPQELRATKNPCNENSAITKIMADGSITCTCLPGSVETSKLKGQPQCTPQKAECPDKTQVVRGYEIDTSSGSPILKAKCSSGHNPPTNIQMNQLCGGYLNGLDLSGCTYSLSVASKKSGGSGLVGNCLTTTQRCVTPK
- a CDS encoding methyltransferase domain-containing protein, translating into MSKRTNLLCFFYASFSMMYYLLFTRALAEMTGDITVWSAVSSATYLCFLGIGIALSHKTSLAQSRAAVGTIEAVNAGWGGLAMLALYLWHMIYRIYMYTFGYDLAPMGIDTKIVFATLSQLLLGGTGLISGVAFGLVSQLALGERLARLQRTLAIYQVGGLMGSLVLLLVLLPKYEPIYICLATSMGNFAAALLWPKGRDADDADDSTSSIPRRYTAAAAVVIVAVAVFTWSSDLVQVQIKNFYYNSYKLQMAEDGSLTYEYPLPLTAWFRRAATYPAIERHRGLYQTVDIVRNEPPRIPLADRPAGWTLFLDGHFQASSAYEADYHQALAHLPATVAGAPGTNVLIIGGGDGLLARELLRYQNPNLKITLVDIDPLILQLAAEHEDLRRLNHSSLDHPQVEVMSADAFQMLRRAQDRYDRIFVDVLFPYNFETSRLYSVEFFEALRRHLTPSGTVSILSPVEIGYEVAGDSDDEATLTLLRDTLQEAGFTDVYLYGEQRHSFFLAK